The Candidatus Falkowbacteria bacterium genome includes the window CAGTAATTAAATGATAAGTTTGAACCTTGTCTTTGAAAATTGTTGGCATATTTTTTATCTATTCACTCATTAAAAATAATTTACACTTCTTAAAAATTCATAATTAAACACAGGACCATCTTTGCAAATATACTTGGACCCAATAGCACAATGCTGACACACTCCTACTCCGCAATGCATTCTTTTTTCCAATGAAAAATACATATTAGCTGGCTCAACCTTTTTGGCCAAAAGTTCTTTCACAACGAACTTGTACATTATCGCTGGCCCACAGACAAACACTAACGAATTCTTCAATAACTTCTTTTTCTTTATTAAGTCCGTAACAAATCCTTTTTGTTTAGCAAACCCGGGAATAGTTTCATTTTCCAAAATCAATCCAAAATCATGTTTGTTTTTTATTTTTGAATACTCTCTTTTGAATACTAGTGATTCCTGTGTCGAACAACCAACCAACACTTGAAGCTTAATATCTTTACGATTGCGATTTTCTTCGAACACGCTTCGCAATGGAATAAAACCACAACCACCACCGATCAGAATTAAATTTTTAGTAACCTCAGGAAATCCGTTACCAAAAGGTCCACGCACAAAAGCTTTATCGCCAACCTTCAGGTTATTTAATTTAGCAGTTAATTCTCCAACACTACGAATTGTTAAACAAAAATGTTTATCTGACAACTTTGGGCTCGAAGAAATTGAAATAGGGCATTCACCAAAACCTGGTAAGCCAATTTGCATAAACTGCCCTGCCAAAAATTTTAATTCATTTTGCTTGTCCAAACTAAAATAAAAAGTATTGGTAATTGAATTTTCTTTAACTACTTTAATAACCTTTGCTGGTTGTAGGGCATATTGATTTTTCATACTTTTTTCAATTCTTGCAAATTCTCAGCAATATTAATTTCAACTGGGCAAGTTTTGTAACAACGCATACAACTAACACAACCATAGTAATCGAACTCATCAGGAATGCGTACAAATTTATGATAATACCAAAAATATAATTTCTTTTTTACTGAATCCAATTCTTTATTACCACCCGTTATTTCAGAAAACTTTGGATAAAAACAGGTTGTCCATTGTCGTGTTTTCACGACTTGATCAAATTCAACCTTATCCTTCTGGTCAAAGCAAAAACAGGTTGGACAATGGATTGAGCACTTCCCGCAACTAAGACAAATTTTAGCTAATTTATCCCATAGTGGGTGGTCAGGATTGTTCAATATTGCTAGCTTTTTTTGTTCAATCAAAGGATTGGGACCATGCTCAGGTATAAATCCAGCAAATTCAATATTTTCGTAGTCTTCAATTTTACTTTTTTCCAGAAGCTGTTGACCTTTTTCCGAGCCGGAAAACAAAATCAAATTACCACTCTTCTGTCTTTCAACAAAAACATCAAAAATAAGATGCTCTAACACATCTTCTTCATATTTTTTATTAAACACTTTGTATTTACGTAAATCATCCTCAATGCCATTAGTTAAACCAATATAATGTAAGGATTGTCGACGCTTTTGAAAATAATAATCTTTAGCAAAAACCTGTTCAAATAAAGCCAAGGCTCGTAAATCTAAAATATTTAATCCAAGAATAAAAATAGGCTTTATTTTTTCATTAATAACTTTAGCTACGTCCTTGGAATATGTCGCCATATCTTGTTTAGCTGGCAAAACAATTGACTTGAATGAATTCAATGGTATGTCACCAGACCAGTCCATATCCCCCGGTTTAAAAATTTGTTTAACTAAAACCATTTCTCCATCTTTAACTGGAGAATAAACGAAACCCTTTTCTAGCAATTTTGCTACAAATTTATCAAATTCAGACTTTTTCATATAATAGGATTATAACAAAATTTTCACCTAAACAAAAGAACGAGCTGTGATTAACCTGCTTACAGCAGGTAGGCTCGTCCTTTCAACTATGACTATTTACACTTACAGGTCTTACAACCACAGCTGGTACATTTAGATTTACACTTGCAAGGAGCGCATTTACATTTGTCACATTTCATAATAATACTTTATTTTTATAGTTAAATTATAACACAACTAATCCTGCAAGCGAAATCCACCAACTTTATTACGCAAGCGATTGAGTTTCAATAAAAATGCAGGTTTAATAGTTAATTCCCCATAGCGATCATTAATTTCATCAAGATATGGTAAAAGTTTTTTTTGTTGACGATCTTTTGAGAATAACGGCAACTGTTGGTAATCTTTTACTAAATTACTAACATGAATTCCAAGTAAACGTACAGCATTGGGAAATTTGAAATTTGAAATCTTCTTTTTTCCAAGTTCATAAAACCGAAAACTATCATTCAAATAACCTGGAAAAGTTTTACGTACTCCACCGTGAGTAAAATCAGCATACCTCCAATAAACAACTATTGTCTTACCAGCCAAATTATTACGACGCAGTTCACGGCCGGTCTTTTCACATAGATGCAGTAATACAGTGAGTATCTCAGTTTTATCAAATGTGTTCTTAGCTAAAGTATATGACCGGCCAACAGATTTTGCTTCTGCTTGTTGTAAATAAGAGGTGACTGGCTCGTTATCTTCACCCCACGACATGTTCTGAAGTTTCTCACCATAAAAAGGACCGAAAATCCTGCATAGTTCCGCCTTTGGATATTCTCTAAGCTTGCTAACAGTATCAACACCTAAATCACTCAAATGCTTTTTTATCCGCCTACCAATACCACAAAAATCATCTAATTCAATATTGCTCAAAACTGCCTCTTTATTTTGATCATTAATAAAAAACAAACCATCTGGCTTGTCTAATCCTGAGGCTAATTTAGCCAATAATTTATTTTTCGCAACACCTACTGAACAAGTAACCCACTCCCCTAACTCGGCCTTAATTTGGGCTTTGATTCTCCTAGCTGAACAACTTATTTGTTCAGCATCTTTGCAATAACCAGTCATATCCAAAAAGGCTTCATCAATACTAAAAACCTCTACTTTTTCAGTATACTGCTTGAATATTTCTATCATTTTCCTAGAAGCGTTTTCGTACTTTAATCCATCTGGTTCTACAAAAATAAGAGCCTTACAAAGAGCCTTAGCCTCAAATGGCAACATGCCCGTTTTGATCCCCAACTTCTTAGCCTCCACAGATGAAGCTACAATTACGCTCCGCGAACCTTCCTTGCCAGAAACAACGATCGGCCTACCGCGAAGGTATGGCCGGGCTTGCTGTTCAATGGTGGCAAAAAACGAATCCATGTCTATGTGAAAAATTGTTCTCTCAATTATCATAGTATGCTTCTGATAATAACCATTTATTACTTTCTGTATTGAAACACAATTTGAAATAATTCCCGTTCGAACTTACTGAATAATAATAAACCTTGTCCCGGCCGATTCTTTCGCTATTAACCAAATTCACTTTATTTATTGAATGTTTTTTATTATTCCAAGAAAAAGAAAGCGGCATCACCCGATCCCGCATAAAAGCAACTAAAACTTCGATTTGTTGATTGATTTGTTCTAACATATCATCATTCTAAACTACCCGATAAACTTCACCAAGTTTTAAAAGGAAAATCAGGTAGTATTTTTTTATTCCGACAATCTCTTTAGAAATTTTAAAATTGATTTCTTGATATCTTCAGTATTCATACAAATAATAAGGCTAAACAAAGCTAGACACGGCAATAAGGCTCCACTGCCAAAGACTAACCAAGTTTAAAGATTAATCTTAATAATTAATTCTGGAGTTAAAGGGATGTAGGTTGGTGTCATAAAAATAATAGGGCTAAACAAGGCTAGATAGGGCAACAAAATTCAATTACAATTTGTTCTCCAAATTTAAACCTTGAATCATTAGTTTATAATAGTACTCGATTAAACATTAATTGTTAAATCCTGCCACAGGGCAACTACTGTACGATAAGCTTTTTTCATTTTTCTTTTATGCATATTTTTGAAAGGTGGAGGAGAGTTAAATATCCCATGCTTATAAAATATCTAACCCTCTCTCCTTATGACTTATTATTTTAAATAAATTACTTTACCAATTGGCATACGATCATGTCCAGTATATTCCATAAAAACACTGCTTGCCTTAGTTGTCATCATGTACACTCGCGTAATGTTGTGGTGACGAACTTTTATTGCTTTCAGCCCTTCCGGAGTTTTGAACCATTTTTTCTTTTCATAGCCCATTACACTAGGAACAGTCACCACCTTTGGTGCTAGCCAGTCCCAACGGCCATCTTGAAGTGATTCTTGCTTAGCCCAACCTGTCTTCGGTAGCTTCAACAGACTATCTCGATTACCCCAATGATATAGCTTCACTCCATCATCTTCTTCTACTGGTAAAAATGGTTTATCTTGCCAAAAGAATGATTGCACTAACCTGCCCTTGCGCTGTTTTTCAAACTCTTTGCTCGTAAAAAATTGTTCTAGCTCTACAGGGTTAATCTTATCAATATAAAATGAAATTCCTGCACACATAAAATAAGTAATTGGTAATTAGTCCCGATAAATCAGCAAAGCTGATTATCGGGATCCCTCCTTCCGTCGGGATAATGAGTAACTTGTAATAACCTAGGCGAATTTACGAATAATGGCTCTAACTACTCCACGAATTGCAACATCTTTGCAATAAATAGGTTTCATGGTAGCATTTGCTGGTTGTAGTCGAATCCGATTAGTTTCTCGATAAAATTTCTTTAGAGTAGCAAAAGCATTATTCAAAAGAGCTACTACCACGTCTCCATTTCTTGGAGAATGATTTCTTTCAACAACTACGAAATCACCGTCCAAAATTCCTTCTTCAATCATCGACTCCCCGCTGACTTTTAAGACAAATGCATTCTCATCTGGAACTAAATCTGCTGGGACTGCCATAGTTTCATGATCTTCGACAGCTTCAATTGGTTGACCAGCGGTAATTAGTCCAACTAGTGGTAATTCAATTGACTTACTGAGTTGCATAACTTTTGATGTCAATCCAATCCCCCTTGGTGTATCAGAACTTAAATCTAGATATCCCTTACTTTTCAATGTCTGTAAATGTTGATGTACAGTCGCTGGAGAGGATAACCCCATACCTTCGGCAATCTCTCTATAACTTGGTGAATAATCATAGTCTTGCATGAAACTTTTCACGAAGTTAAGTATTTCTGATTGTCTCTTAGTTAAAGTCATACGAGTTGATGTTTAATTTATAATTTCCAATTTTTCAATTTTCATTAAATTTGTAATTTTCAATTTTCAAACCTTTTTACCATCCAAAGAACTAGTTATCTTTTGAAAAATAAATACTAATTCTTGGACTTCATTTGCTAAATACTCTATTTTTTGTTTTCTACTAGAAACAGCCTTCTTCATCATACGTAACCAATGCTTTGTTTCCTGCGCTTCCTTTTTACAAATATAAATTTTATTACGAAAATCTTTTTTTGAACTAGCACCATTTGCTTCCATATAATTCGCCCCAATAGAAGTTCCTGAACGAAGCAGCTGGTTCAATATTGGACGATTCATAAAACATTGTTGTATATTCTGGCACAAATCAATAATATCCTCGCCGAACTTGGCAGTTCTTTCTTCTAAATCATATTTATTATTTTTTTTGTTATTATCAGTAATCATATTTGAAAATTTTATCATTGAAAATTTACTGTAAATTAGAAATTGTAAATTGAAAATTTTATTTTATAGTTCGGTTTCTGTTCGCATCTACTACCATTATACCGAACAGAAACCGAACGTCAATGATTAGCTGTGGATAACTTTTAAAAACAAAAAAAGCCCCAGAAGTACATACTCATAACACTCGTATGACTTCAGGGCAAGCCTTTTATATCTTAATCGTCTAATTTATCAAATACATCTTTTTCAGTAGAAATAAACTTGTTCCATTCAGCCTCCGTTTTTCCTTGTTGAAGAAAATCTTTTTTGATCTGAAAGCATTTACAAAAATTTTCAAACAAACCAGGAAATCGCTCCAGCAAATCCATAATCTTAGAAAACTGTGGTTGCTCAGCAATAGAATTAAAAAATTGTCGCATTAATTCCTGCGAACGATTATCAAGTTCGGATTTTGTTAACAAAGATTCAACTTTGTTTACTTGATCATCATTCATAATTATTCAATATTATCCATTAAAAAATTTGAACTTCCTGTGAATAAAGCTTTGGCCAACTCTTGTTCTTCTGCCGTTAAGTTCCCCAAAACACCCGCCAACTCTTTAGCTGGGAATTCTGTTTCAGTTCTAGGTTGTTCGGCATTAAATTTAAACATATTCTCTTTCATTAATCATTATACATAAAATCCATAAGCATGGCAATCATCTAATATTAACAAAATAAAACATAGCTGTCAATACTACAAATTAATGACCAATATATCAATTCTCCAAATAACAATCAATGACCAATTTTCAATAACCAAACCCAACAATTAATTTTCCCTTAATACACCCCGTTATCCCCATGAATTTAGAAATAAAAACCCCTCACTTTCTTTGAAAGTGAGGGGTGTGTTTTAATTACTCAGTCTTATCCAATTCTGCTGCTGCGTCTGCAGCATCGCCCTTGGGCAAGAACCTAGCCAATGCTGGCAAGACCTTGGCTGCGTCGCCCAGGCCATCAACCAAACGATGCGCAATCGCCAATCCGGACTGACCTTCCAGAACAGCTAAATCACCAAATTCCTTGGCAACCATCTTGGCAACTTCCACATCACCCAAGCGATTGATAGCTGCAGCAACATCGCCCTTCATGACCTCAGCAACCTTGACTGCGGCTTCAACCTTGGCGGCATGAATACGCTCAGCCAGTGCCTGTAGCTCGCCCTGGTACGCTACAGATTGCTCCTGGTCTGCCTGCTTAATCAGCAGACGCTCTGCAGAAAGAAGCTTCTCCACTTCCAGATCTGACTGCTGAGCAACCAACTTTGCCTCAGTTAGAGCCAGCTCAGCTGTCTGACGATCCTTGCTTCGAGTAAGGTCAGCTTCCTGCTGTGTCCTCTTGAGATCAAGATCACGCTGTAACTCAGCCTTTCTCTTGGCAGCCTCAAACTCGCTACTGGCTTCAATCAGCTTGTGTTTGTGATCCTGCTCAGTTCCTGCCTGCTCACGAGCATGCTCAAGCTCTTCAGTACGCAGATGACGCACTGCCTCAGCTTCACCACTGTCCTCAATGGTTTTTTCGTTCAACCTTTCCATCGAGGCGTCATGCTCAGCTTTTTCAGTTTCACGTACGGCAACTAACTCCTTTCGACTCAGCACCTGTAAGGCTTCAGTTGCCACGACTGTACGCTGCTTGCGTTCCAACTTCAGGTTTTGCTGAACAATGTCAAACCGCGCCTCATCCAGCATACGCTGGATTTCAGGATCAATAACTGTCACCTTGAGCAGGTCGACATCGTAGATACGCATGTTGTTCTCATCAAAGAACATTCCCTTGCGATCTTCACCGTCAACCTTTTTGCCCAGAATGGCGTCACGGATAATCTCCGTGTAACCAGCTTCAAATTCCGAAATGGTAAAGCCCTTGGCTACACCCTTGATCACGCTACGTACGTGATCACACAGGAATTTAACATAGTTGTCAACTGCAAACCACTTGATCTGATCCTCAGGGTCTTCAGCTTCGAAATTTACTCGATAACTAAGTTTCATGCTGGCTCTCACCAGATCACTGGTCACGACCTCAATGATGTCGCTAACCTTGTTGCCATGAATACATAGATACACAGTTGGCAACAGCCTATCCGTAGTCTTGGGCTTCCCCATAGACAAAGCCATATGCTCCAACTCTTCATCGTATTCCAGAGTAATTGAAGCTGGGCCAACAACAACTCTACTCTTCCCCTCACAATCAACAACCTTGATTGCGAAGTTAGTAGAAGGCTTGACCAAGACGCCACCCTGATATTTGGTGTCCAGGATAACCGTCCGCGGCGGCGTGAAATCGATATCACGAGCGAACTCATCACCGCCAAAGCCCTTATGAGCGTCAGAAGTAAACTGGCGTAACCTGAGATCAGATTCAACACCACCAGACAAAGCTTGCTTATGAACCCTTTCAGATTCACGAGTAACCATGGCGGCCATAGACTCCGCTGGCATACCAGCGGTTTTGGCTCGTAACTCCTGATTGATGCGCAAAGACTCCTTGTTCCCAGGATAGTAGAGCTGGCACTCCTTATCGGACAATATCCGACGAGTTACCACTTCCTTACGAGGATCTGGCAAGAACATCTTGGGTCCCATAACCAGAGCAACCTCACCAGTCTCTCGGTTCAGCACGTAACGAGACTGACCTTCGGGAATGGCGATTGCATAGTGCATTTCTTCTTCACCATACTTGATGATAGAATGCTCTTTGCGCGGGAAGTAAATCATACCATCGCCAGTAATGAACAGCTCTTGACCCTGTGTGTACTGACGCTGAGAACCGGGCTTCTTGTAATCCTCTCCCTCATAAGCCTCAATGACCTTAACATAGATACCCTTACGAGCATCCAGTTCATAAGCCCGGAACTTGTTCTTGCCGTCCTTTTCCACAAAGTTCTGAGTAGGCCTGGGGAAAACAACCTGGGGTCCCTTGGCATATTCCTTGTCACCACTTTCATCAAGCAGAATAGCATATTCCAGCTTTTCCAGTGACACAGCCTTACGCACAAATGAACCGGTTGAATTGTCTCGTACAACCCTAACACCTGTCGGCGGAATAAAGAAAGCAACCTCAGTTCCTCGAATAACTACCAGCTTGCCATTGGTCAAACCCTCTTCAAGGGCCCGATCCATGGAACTACGCTGCTTCTTGGCAACCTTGGGAGTTTCCTTCTTCTTGGTCGTCTTTTTTGACGTCTCAGCTGAATCAGTCCCAGCATCACTTGCTTCACCACCTGATTCATCATCCTGATCGCTATTACCATCATCTTTACCGGTATCACTACCAGTAATGGTGGTACTTTCCTGCAGCTGCGCTTCTTTCCAATTAGCAGTAGCAGCTTCGGCATCGTACACTTCGGCAACCAAATACTCATTGGTGCGCAGTCGGTGACCTTCAATCACATCAGACCACTGGCCAGGCCACAGAGCAAAATTGCTCGGGCCCTGAACTACGATGCGTTTACCAACGCTCAAATCTACGGCGTTGTTCTTTTTTCCAGTCTGCGGATGATTATCATTGGCCGCAGGATTGTACAGCACCACATACCAGCCAGCCGGCGCAGTGATTAACCTCTGCCGAACTGCTTCTGTTACTACTTCCTCGAATCGTTTCGTCTTGGGATTGAACTTTACTGGGATATCATTATCACCCAGCGTGATGTTTGACGGTCCTACGACTGTGTCAATTGACCCTGAATTGGCATCTTGAATATGCGCAAACTCATTCGGAGTCAAAACTAAATTACGTCTTCCACTAGGATCAGCCATTCGATTCCTCCTCATTGTTAATCTAGGCCTCCAACAAAACGTTACATATTAAGGGCAAATACCCCAAAAATAGCAGTTTTTCTAATTTTCAAAGTTCATATTAATTTACTACAATTAATCACTAATGTCAACAGCATTTAATTTGCTAATTTTAGAATAAAAAAAAACGAGCTACTTTACATAGCTCGTGTATGTTAAATTTACCGATTTTCACGCATTTTAGTTAAAAATACGCCATTGGTTTTGGAAGATACTAAATCTAAATGGTGAAGAACAACAGCTTCTGGCAAATTTGGACTTACCGAAGAACCAAAGCCTGATTCAACTTCACCGTGATGCGCATTTATCAAATGACATAAGTCCGCCTGTTCCTCCTCGTTAATTTTCAAAGAGTGCAAACGAATTGTGCGATCAATCAACAAAATAGCATTAGTCATATGACCAACATTAAAGCCAGTACGTTGATTATATTCAATTTGCAAAGTAAGCTGGTAATCCTTCAATTTACCAAAATCATGCAGAATTATAGCAGTATTCAGTAAATCCAAATCTAGCGCTGGATAAAGTTCAGCCATCAATTCTGCGCCACGCAGCATTTCGTAAACATGTTGCAAAAGTCCACCATAATAAGCATGGTGATACCACTTGCCTGCTGGCCAACGTTTAAACGCGTTTTCATTTTCCATCAAAATTAATTGGAGTAGTTTTTTGAAACCAACATGTTGAATCTGAGAAATAACCAATCCAAGATAGGTCCACATCTCTTCAACCGATAACTGTGTCCAACCATCTGGAATTTGATCAAAGTCCTCGTCAAACCACTCAGTTTGAT containing:
- a CDS encoding four helix bundle protein; its protein translation is MITDNNKKNNKYDLEERTAKFGEDIIDLCQNIQQCFMNRPILNQLLRSGTSIGANYMEANGASSKKDFRNKIYICKKEAQETKHWLRMMKKAVSSRKQKIEYLANEVQELVFIFQKITSSLDGKKV
- the lexA gene encoding transcriptional repressor LexA, with protein sequence MTLTKRQSEILNFVKSFMQDYDYSPSYREIAEGMGLSSPATVHQHLQTLKSKGYLDLSSDTPRGIGLTSKVMQLSKSIELPLVGLITAGQPIEAVEDHETMAVPADLVPDENAFVLKVSGESMIEEGILDGDFVVVERNHSPRNGDVVVALLNNAFATLKKFYRETNRIRLQPANATMKPIYCKDVAIRGVVRAIIRKFA
- the dinB gene encoding DNA polymerase IV — translated: MDSFFATIEQQARPYLRGRPIVVSGKEGSRSVIVASSVEAKKLGIKTGMLPFEAKALCKALIFVEPDGLKYENASRKMIEIFKQYTEKVEVFSIDEAFLDMTGYCKDAEQISCSARRIKAQIKAELGEWVTCSVGVAKNKLLAKLASGLDKPDGLFFINDQNKEAVLSNIELDDFCGIGRRIKKHLSDLGVDTVSKLREYPKAELCRIFGPFYGEKLQNMSWGEDNEPVTSYLQQAEAKSVGRSYTLAKNTFDKTEILTVLLHLCEKTGRELRRNNLAGKTIVVYWRYADFTHGGVRKTFPGYLNDSFRFYELGKKKISNFKFPNAVRLLGIHVSNLVKDYQQLPLFSKDRQQKKLLPYLDEINDRYGELTIKPAFLLKLNRLRNKVGGFRLQD
- a CDS encoding 4Fe-4S dicluster domain-containing protein — translated: MKKSEFDKFVAKLLEKGFVYSPVKDGEMVLVKQIFKPGDMDWSGDIPLNSFKSIVLPAKQDMATYSKDVAKVINEKIKPIFILGLNILDLRALALFEQVFAKDYYFQKRRQSLHYIGLTNGIEDDLRKYKVFNKKYEEDVLEHLIFDVFVERQKSGNLILFSGSEKGQQLLEKSKIEDYENIEFAGFIPEHGPNPLIEQKKLAILNNPDHPLWDKLAKICLSCGKCSIHCPTCFCFDQKDKVEFDQVVKTRQWTTCFYPKFSEITGGNKELDSVKKKLYFWYYHKFVRIPDEFDYYGCVSCMRCYKTCPVEINIAENLQELKKV
- a CDS encoding FAD/NAD(P)-binding protein, which encodes MKNQYALQPAKVIKVVKENSITNTFYFSLDKQNELKFLAGQFMQIGLPGFGECPISISSSPKLSDKHFCLTIRSVGELTAKLNNLKVGDKAFVRGPFGNGFPEVTKNLILIGGGCGFIPLRSVFEENRNRKDIKLQVLVGCSTQESLVFKREYSKIKNKHDFGLILENETIPGFAKQKGFVTDLIKKKKLLKNSLVFVCGPAIMYKFVVKELLAKKVEPANMYFSLEKRMHCGVGVCQHCAIGSKYICKDGPVFNYEFLRSVNYF
- a CDS encoding HD domain-containing protein; the protein is MKKVLSQFSGKHKSENGWVDSLLGQVGRRIYERFMVYEPPSVRRTRNGDSSYLTVTVGDKTGQVELRVWQIPIMEEGKAIGMFDVGQVYAITAQVDQFKDKVQLSMNWPEKKGNWPRVCQQTDDLDQTEWFDEDFDQIPDGWTQLSVEEMWTYLGLVISQIQHVGFKKLLQLILMENENAFKRWPAGKWYHHAYYGGLLQHVYEMLRGAELMAELYPALDLDLLNTAIILHDFGKLKDYQLTLQIEYNQRTGFNVGHMTNAILLIDRTIRLHSLKINEEEQADLCHLINAHHGEVESGFGSSVSPNLPEAVVLHHLDLVSSKTNGVFLTKMRENR